The segment aaggtaattctgacctacaaaggctttaccacagtgCTTACATTTGAAAGGTTTCACTCCAGTATGTATTGCTTTATGTGTTCGGAGACTACTGttacatgcaaaggctttaccacattcattacatttgtaaggtttctctccactaTGTATTACTTTATGTGTTCGGAGACTACCATTccatacaaaggctttaccacattcattacatttgtaaggtttctctccagtatgttttcttttatgttttttaagatcattctgacctacaaaggccttaccacattcattacatttgtaaggtttctcaccagtatgtgttcttttatgtcttttaagATCACTCTGAACTACAAagtctttaccacattgatcacatacatagggcttctctccagtatgtattcttttatgtacttggagatgactatgagatgcaaaggctttaccacattgatcacattcatagagcttctctccagtatgtattcttttatgaacttggagataactatgagatgcaaaggctttaccacattgatcacattcatagagcttctctccagtatgtattcttttatgtacttggagataactatgagatgcaaaggttttaccacattgattacattcatagagattctctccagtatgtattcttttatgtacttggagataactatgagatgtaaaggctttaccacattgctcACATTCAcagagcttctctccagtatgtattcttttatgtacttggagataactatgagatgtaaaggctttaccacattgatcacacttgtaaggtttctctccagtatgtgtgcttttatgtgtTTGGAGATGACTGTtttgtgaaaaggctttaccacattgattgcatttgtagggtttttctccagcATGCATCATTTTATGCATTCGAAAATTTTGGTGATGTCCAAAgcctttatcacattcattacatttgtagggtttctctccagtatgaattctttcatgccttttaagatcattctgacctacaaaggctttaccacattgattacattcatagggcttctctccagtatgtattcttttatgtacttggagataactatgatatgcaaaggctttaccacattgatcacattcgtaaggtttctctccagtatgtgttattccATGCGTTTTGAGATGACTGTgtcgtgcaaaggctttaccacactgattgcaTTTGTAGGATTTTCTTCCAGTATGTATTAGTTTATGCTTTCCAAGATTACAACGACGTtcaaaagctttaccacattgattacatttgtagggtttttctccagtatgaatcCTTTCAAGAGTTTGAAGCTGAGAATCGTATGTAAAGGCTTTATCACGTGGCTTACATTCatagagtttctctccagtatgtgtgctcttatgtctttggagatgactatgttgtgcaaaggctttaccacactgagtattttcagagggcttctctccagtatgacatCTTTCATGCCTGCAAAGATAGATAGTTGGCCCATGGgaaagctttaccacattcactAAACTAAAGAATCTTTTTACCTGTGGAAATCAATTTTATAATTTGGTCTAATTGTAAAGAAGAATCACATCTTAAGGTTGTATCACTTTGTTTACACTCATGGTTTCCCATTCACTATGGGTTGGTAAAAGTGTTATTACATGGGTCACATTTGTACCATCCTTTCGCTCTATGAGatttctcatatatttgaagagaaatggaagagctcagagctttaccacattgagtacATTCATATGCTTTCCTTTATTGTGAAATACACTACATTTGCATACCACATCGACCAAGTGAATCAGGACAAACAGAAAGCGATTTCCACAATCCTAGAATTCATAGGGATTTTCTGCTATGTGACTTTCTGGATATATTCCCAATGAAGTTGGGAAAACAACTAATTATAAACTTGTATCACAACGAGAGAGTCTGCTCAATGTGGACTACTACATATATCTTAAtttttctgggggtggggggcattgcTCCTTTCACTATCCTTGTGCTCACATGGCTTGTATCCATTGTGACACAGGATATACCTGTAAAAATATCAAACGAAAGATTTCCACATTGCATTCACACAGTTTGACTTTTTGTTCATCATAGACATATGgtataagaatcaaggtttctcTTCAACAACATTCTTGACTCTCATAAACTGTCCCTCTCATTTAAACTTAACAATGTTAGTATATGAGCAATCAGCTTTACTATGATATATTTgcctatttgaaaaataaaattatcacctactctgtgtgtgtgtgtgtgtgtgtgtgtgtgtgtgtgtgtgtgttatgagactAAACAGATTGGCAGGTATACAGAATAGCTGTAATGTGGCTATGATTCAAATGGTAAGATCTGTTAAGGCATTGtgtctttgtcttctttcttagagGAATGCCTTGCAAAAAACAAGTCAGACACCTGACATTGAGGTACATggatttgtgagaatttaataATCAATACACTTAaagaagggcttttttttttacactgttgCGTTTGTTTAAAAGTTCCAGGACATACTAACGTGCCTTCAGAGGCATATTCATACCAACTTGCACATAaaaattaccttccatgtcttctgaaACTTTGACAATGTTCTTCAATAGTATGGTCTTCCCAATTGTAACCTAAAATACAGTACCAGAAAATGTATGATATATTATTGGAAATTAGGCAATATTTAAGTTACTATCGTCAGTGAACCTGACCTTTTCACCTCATTCTTCTTTATTCTCaattgaagttacagaaaagcaacagtaacaaaggaacatttgtttccttattttaaaaactgaaagaaaattcactGTCTTACCTATAGCAGTGAGGTTCTTATAGGTCTCctgcatcacatctttgtagagactcttctgtgaaggatccagcaaagcccattCTTCTCGAGTGAAGTTCACATGTACATCATCATAGGTCAATGCATCCTGAAACATCCCATACATTTGTACAACAGTAACCATGATACCGATATCACTGTAAATGTATGCTTCTTGTGCTTAACCCACTTATTTCTTGACCCAGATGTTCTAATGTAATTACGAAatcatcttagaagaaaactgagTAATAAGGTTCACCTCTGTCATATCTTTGCTCTTTGAGTAGGATATAGCCTTGCAAGAGAAATGCTAATTAATGGAGGGGGGGCGCAGTATTGAGCACACAGAGAAATTGTATGAACAATTACTAACTGCAAAAAAATATCAAGTGAGCATATAGGCTCATGTCTTTAattcaagcactcaggaggcagaggcaggtatatcTGAGGtctatccaggacagccagaggtacatattaagaccctgtctctcctatgaaaaatcaatcaaacaaacaagaaagatagaaaggactCAGAGGTTTTTACTAGAGTTCCTACAAAGAATTACATTCACTGCACTTCTGTATTCTTCTTCCATAATCTTGAGGTGTCCCAGTTTTAACTGTAACAGTAATGAGATCTTACTAAAAGGGAATGAATGTTTAAACAGATACAAACAGATAGCTGAAAATACTGGCAATGTAAATGTTGATCCTAAATAAGCAACATAGGAcaggagctggctcagcagtgaagagctctTGCTGGTATTAAAAATAATTGGCCTCAATTGCCAGTAGTTAGAAGGGAGCTTCACAAGTATTGATTAGTCCAAGTTCAGGAATTCTGAAGCCATTTTCTGACTACTATGGGGATTAGGCATACATGATGTGCATATGAATGTCATGAATGATATGTATGAATGTCATGAATACATGCCATCCTGAGAAACAGAAAATGCTCTCTgtcaaatttcaaaattcataACATGGATGAAGATCAACACAGCAGCATATGCTTGACATGTGCCAAAACCCACAGTCCAACCATCAGCCaataacataaaaatgaacaaacaaacaaacaaacaaacaaacaaagagaaagcgGGGCATGTTGGCCCacatttaatcctggcactctggagccagaggcaggtggaccattTACATCTGAGGCCCCACATTCTAAACAGctactttcaggacagccaggctacattGAGAAAGTTtgtcctcaaaaacaaaaacaaaattaaaattatagaaaacaccAGGCTTGCAAAATACCTTAGCACTGAATAGCAATTTCTTCAAGTGAATCTTATGTGATTTAGGTTTAGAGTCTACAATGCTGAAGGCAAGACAACATAAGAAGGAAGCTGACCAATCAGGTACAACcactacacaatacacacacacacacacacacacacacacacacacacacacacacacacacacaccccacacagggAATGGGTTGAGTCTATAGACACCCAAATGTCATCCCCAATAACTAATCATCTAGATAGGTTCCTCCTACAACAGCTTCTATTGAGAGAACTGAGTTGGCCAGAGCAAGGCTGACTCCTCCATGACAGGTTGTAAACTGACAGACTGGGAAGCTAGgtctaagtttctgtttcccagaactggaaaagtcCAAACAAGTCAATTCTAGGAAAACCATCCCCCACAGGCAGCTAGTCAGGAGCTTCCAATGACCCTAATAGCCTGCAGCAGCCCATACACTCTTCAAATGCCCCAAATCACTTCTGACACTCTTGATTGTCACATCTTGTAAAATCATTAAGCAAGTTATATCTTTCCAACATACAAAGGCACAGAATACCCCTTCCCATTCCAGTGGAGAGGAATGTGTACATAGTGAGGGAAgattggaccaaagcaagaaaCCCAGCAGGACAAACACCAAATCCTGCAGCTCTGTCTCAGACACAAGGAGCTTCAGATTCAAAAGGCTTAGATGGCCATATCCCTGCAACTTCTCATACATCTCTTGGCTTTGTTACCTCCACTTGCTATATGCAGCTCTCCATGAGAGGTGTCTCATAACTTGGGTATCTCTATATCTTGTGGTCTCAAATGCAACTCAGGCTTCATCCTCAGATTCATCCCATGCACTCTCACAGTGTCCTCTCTCACTGGGGATCTCACTCTGCCAAACATAGATGGCTGGAACAGTGCTGAACTGAAACCCCGGGGGAAGAAGCCATAACCTTACATTTTCCATCTTTCTTATTTCCAGAACTTGGGTGCCACGCTTGGACCAGTAGTAGCAGGTTATATATGAAGTTCCTTCCTGGGTCTAGGAATGACTTTGCCAACTCCCCCTTCCATTAACTGAAGGCTTAGCAGGAGGGACTGTTTCCCTTAATTCACCTTCCTAGGCTTCCAATCCTGAGCAAATTCCTTCTCTTTAATGGTGATAATCTCTCTGAAAATTCATGCCTCTGTCTCAGCATTTGGCTGCCATGTGTAATTTCCTAGGTCTGCTTTTCTCTACAAACCACAGACTTTGCATTTATATCTGCTtaacttgtttttttcttgtagtCCAGAATGAGTTACTAGTAATAATCACCTAACAGATTCAAAAATCCACCTAAGAAATATAGctaattgttttttaattctgcCTTGCTCAATTTCTCAGAGCATGGGTGGAATAAGAAAGACTTGGGgtcaaaataccacataaatgacCTCCAGCTAAATTTTTCATGGAGTCTATTTTCCACTGAAATCCTATGACCTCAACTTCTGAGTGCATTACTTGCATGACTCCAGTCGTCCAGGTGCTACAACAACAGCTAATTAAGCTCTGAATACACCTTTCTATGTTTTTTGCCATCTCAAGCCCTGATATTTACCACTTTCCTCCAAAGGAGAACATTTCTAGTTTCTCTAGTTTCTTTCCAGCCAcaaaataaccttttttttttcttttttgttctaacTTGCTACTTTCCTACTTTGATTCAATTCTCTAACCAAAAGCATGTCAGGAAATAAACAGGTTCACGTGTTTGGACCAATCACAAGACAGCCATAAATTCTGGAGCTTAGGATAGAAACTCAAGCTTCAAGAAAAGGCAAAAACCATGAACAATTATTCTTTTCTGCTTGGTCACTGTCTCATTCTTACCCAGCTCTCTTACCCAGCGCAGGCCCACTTGCTCAGGGATCCTGCCACACTCAGTGTAGAGCCTTCCTACATCAATCATCACAACACAATCTCTCACT is part of the Rattus norvegicus strain BN/NHsdMcwi chromosome 1, GRCr8, whole genome shotgun sequence genome and harbors:
- the LOC134485287 gene encoding zinc finger protein 431-like; protein product: PQVKRFFSLVNVVKLSHGPTIYLCRHERCHTGEKPSENTQCGKAFAQHSHLQRHKSTHTGEKLYECKPRDKAFTYDSQLQTLERIHTGEKPYKCNQCGKAFERRCNLGKHKLIHTGRKSYKCNQCGKAFARHSHLKTHGITHTGEKPYECDQCGKAFAYHSYLQVHKRIHTGEKPYECNQCGKAFVGQNDLKRHERIHTGEKPYKCNECDKGFGHHQNFRMHKMMHAGEKPYKCNQCGKAFSQNSHLQTHKSTHTGEKPYKCDQCGKAFTSHSYLQVHKRIHTGEKLCECEQCGKAFTSHSYLQVHKRIHTGENLYECNQCGKTFASHSYLQVHKRIHTGEKLYECDQCGKAFASHSYLQVHKRIHTGEKLYECDQCGKAFASHSHLQVHKRIHTGEKPYVCDQCGKDFVVQSDLKRHKRTHTGEKPYKCNECGKAFVGQNDLKKHKRKHTGEKPYKCNECGKAFVWNGSLRTHKVIHSGEKPYKCNECGKAFACNSSLRTHKAIHTGVKPFKCKHCGKAFVGQNYLKKHERIHTGEKLYKCNECGKAFVFDSSLRKHKAVHTGVKP
- the LOC134484926 gene encoding zinc finger protein 431-like; the protein is MVTVVQMYGMFQDALTYDDVHVNFTREEWALLDPSQKSLYKDVMQETYKNLTAIGYNWEDHTIEEHCQSFRRHGR